The segment CGATCGTGGCGAACCATGGCCTGCGCCCGGCAAGCCATTCTTCTTTCGCGCACCGCCGGCCGCCGTCGAGGTGCTCGACCTCCTGGGTGTCGACTGCGTCACGCTCGCCAACAACCATGCCCTCGATTTCGGCCCCGCTGCGCTGCTCGACACGTTCACACATCTCGCGCGCGCGGGCATCGCCTGGGTGGGCGCCGGGCCCGATGTAGCCCGCGCCCACGCACCGGTATCAGTCGACGCCTGCGGGTACCGACTCATCGTTGTCGCCGCCACCGACCACCCCGCGGACTTCGCCGCCGATGTCGAGCGGCCCGGCGTTGCCTGGGTCGACCTTCGACACCGTGCCCCCGCCTGGCTGCTCGACACCGTCAGGAGCGCGGCAAGCGACATCGCCGCCTCGTCGATCCCGGGCGGGGTGCTCGTGACACCGCACTGGGGCCCGAACATGGTCGCCGATCCGGTACCGCACGTCCGGCGTGCCGCACGCGCGCTACGCGACGCGGGAGCGACGCTCGTCGCAGGACATTCCGCGCACGTGTTCCAAGGCGTCGACGGGACGGTGTTGTACGACCTGGGTGACTTCCTCGACGACTACGCAACCAACCCGCTGCTGCGCAATGATCTCGGACTGCTCTTTCTCGTCGAACTCGACCAGCTCGGGCCGAAGCGTCTCCACGCCGTTCCTCTCGCGCTCGACTTCTGCCGTACCCGCCTCGCGTCGGGCGACGACGCCGCGTGGATCGCTGACCGTTTCCGACGCGCGTGCAGTGCGTTCGGCACCGCTGTGCACATCGACGAGGATCGTCTCGTCATCAACTGGCGCTGACACCCAACTCGGTGACGATGGCTCGCCACGTCAGCACCTCCAAGCAGGTTGCTGTCCACGGTCCCGGGGGTGCTCGTTTCGGCAACCGCCGGCTGGATATCTCCGGTAGGCCGCGGGCGGAGCTTTGTGGGTACATGCGAGAAGACACGCGGGGACCTTCGGCTCTGCCGGGTCGGGCAACCCTGCGAAATACTTGAGCCATGTCCGCTACACAGGCGCTTCTTGTCGTTATGGCGGTCTGGGCGCTGATCGGTCTCGTGGCCGCGGTGGTGATGCGGCGTCGAGGCCACCATCTGTTCGCGTGGGGTGCTCTCGGGGCTCTGCTGGGGCCGCTGGTCATCCCGTTGGCGATCTCGTCGGTTCGGTCCGATGCACCTTCGGAGCGCGTGATCGAGGCGGGCGACCGAGGTGCCGGGCCAATCGACGTGCTGATCGCGGTCGACGGGTCGCCGGAAGCGACTGCGGCGATGTACTCGGCGGTCGAGCTGTTCGCAGAGCGCCTCGGGCGGGTC is part of the Acidimicrobiia bacterium genome and harbors:
- a CDS encoding universal stress protein; the encoded protein is MSATQALLVVMAVWALIGLVAAVVMRRRGHHLFAWGALGALLGPLVIPLAISSVRSDAPSERVIEAGDRGAGPIDVLIAVDGSPEATAAMYSAVELFAERLGRVALAAVLDYDTFGSTVRWDERDEALRELERDGVEISRRCGRRP
- a CDS encoding CapA family protein gives rise to the protein MVILGLAGDTMLGRLVGERLAADGPRSLVAPEVVAVAHEADLFLLNLECCISDRGEPWPAPGKPFFFRAPPAAVEVLDLLGVDCVTLANNHALDFGPAALLDTFTHLARAGIAWVGAGPDVARAHAPVSVDACGYRLIVVAATDHPADFAADVERPGVAWVDLRHRAPAWLLDTVRSAASDIAASSIPGGVLVTPHWGPNMVADPVPHVRRAARALRDAGATLVAGHSAHVFQGVDGTVLYDLGDFLDDYATNPLLRNDLGLLFLVELDQLGPKRLHAVPLALDFCRTRLASGDDAAWIADRFRRACSAFGTAVHIDEDRLVINWR